A portion of the Dioscorea cayenensis subsp. rotundata cultivar TDr96_F1 unplaced genomic scaffold, TDr96_F1_v2_PseudoChromosome.rev07_lg8_w22 25.fasta BLBR01001412.1, whole genome shotgun sequence genome contains these proteins:
- the LOC120256375 gene encoding dirigent protein 20-like — MAKPLPLLLLFLLFLTITTTTSSSSSSSSSSSSEKLKKMKKKKITHFTVYWHDIVSGPNPSGADVARAPITNTSTTLFGLVRIIDNPLTKGPTMSSDLVGRAQGFYASTSLEYVAFMMAMNFAFTSGKYNGSTVTILGRNEASADVREMPVIGGSGLFRWAQGYAQARTSMANLTTNDVVVKYDVHVMHY; from the coding sequence ATGGCTAAACCTCTCccactcctcctcctcttcctcctcttcctcaccatcaccaccaccacctcatcatcatcatcatcatcatcatcatcttcatcagagaaactgaaaaaaatgaaaaagaaaaagataacacACTTTACAGTGTACTGGCATGACATAGTGAGCGGCCCCAACCCATCCGGTGCCGATGTAGCCCGAGCTCCGATCACCAACACCTCCACCACCTTATTCGGCCTCGTCCGCATCATCGACAACCCTCTCACCAAAGGCCCAACCATGTCCTCCGACCTCGTCGGCCGTGCTCAGGGCTTTTATGCTTCCACTTCTTTGGAGTATGTTGCGTTCATGATGGCCATGAACTTTGCTTTCACTTCTGGTAAGTATAATGGCAGCACTGTCACCATTCTTGGCCGGAATGAGGCCTCAGCTGACGTCCGTGAGATGCCAGTCATCGGTGGCAGTGGCCTTTTCCGGTGGGCTCAGGGTTATGCTCAGGCCAGGACTAGCATGGCTAATTTGACTACTAATGATGTTGTTGTCAAGTATGATGTGCATGTAATGCATTATTAA